Proteins encoded together in one Pseudomonas sp. ADAK13 window:
- a CDS encoding LysR family transcriptional regulator translates to MLSRITQRQLEYFVASGEAGSISAASERIHVSSPSISAAITHMEAELGIQLFVRHHAQGISLTAVGRQVMQEAKLILEQMTNLYTIASESLNTVRGPLRVGCLEWLAPMITPELVFGFGRAFPGVRLTQVEGNHEEMLEKLRSAEIDIALTYDLVTSEDIDFQPLAQLPPYVMVGEYHPLASLSAVSMLDLEDYPVVLLDTPWSREYFLSFFMQAGTTPNIIMRSSNLETVRSMVANGIGYSFANARPKANLSQDGKRLIRLRLSGPHRPMQLGYATASNTQLSRVVSAFAERCRMFVSDQYIPGMAAPSFFDAHAVRSLNTVS, encoded by the coding sequence ATGCTCAGTCGTATTACCCAGCGCCAACTGGAATATTTCGTGGCTTCCGGTGAGGCAGGCAGCATCAGTGCCGCGTCTGAACGCATTCATGTGTCGTCGCCGTCGATCTCGGCGGCGATCACTCATATGGAGGCCGAGCTGGGCATCCAGCTGTTTGTTCGGCACCACGCCCAGGGCATTTCCCTCACGGCTGTGGGGCGCCAGGTGATGCAAGAGGCCAAGCTGATCCTGGAGCAGATGACCAACCTCTACACCATCGCCTCCGAGTCGCTGAACACGGTGCGCGGCCCACTGCGGGTGGGGTGCCTGGAATGGCTGGCGCCGATGATCACCCCCGAGCTGGTGTTCGGTTTTGGCCGGGCGTTTCCGGGCGTGCGCCTCACACAGGTCGAGGGCAACCACGAGGAAATGCTGGAAAAACTGCGCAGCGCCGAGATCGATATCGCCCTGACCTACGACCTGGTGACCAGTGAGGACATCGACTTCCAGCCGCTGGCGCAACTGCCGCCGTATGTGATGGTGGGTGAGTACCATCCGCTGGCCAGCCTGTCGGCGGTGAGCATGCTCGACCTTGAGGATTACCCCGTGGTGCTGCTGGACACGCCCTGGAGCCGGGAATATTTCCTCAGCTTCTTTATGCAGGCGGGCACCACCCCGAACATCATCATGCGCTCCAGCAACCTTGAAACCGTGCGTTCCATGGTCGCCAATGGCATCGGCTATTCCTTCGCGAACGCCCGGCCCAAAGCCAACCTTTCCCAGGACGGCAAGCGCTTGATCCGCCTGCGGTTGTCCGGCCCGCACCGGCCGATGCAGCTGGGGTACGCCACGGCGAGCAATACCCAACTGTCCCGGGTGGTGTCGGCGTTTGCCGAGCGTTGCCGCATGTTCGTTTCAGACCAGTACATCCCGGGCATGGCAGCCCCCAGCTTTTTCGATGCCCATGCGGTGCGCAGCCTTAACACGGTGAGCTGA
- a CDS encoding RidA family protein → MPTHTRIRMFNTQQTYPNQALDNDLCQAVRAGNTIYVRGQIGTDFEGNLVGLGDPRAQAEQAMKNVKQLLEEAGSDLSHIVKTTTYLIDPRYREPVYREVGKWLKGVFPISTGLVISGLGQPEWLMEIDVIAVVPDDWNPGQPT, encoded by the coding sequence ATGCCCACCCATACCCGTATTCGCATGTTCAACACCCAGCAGACCTACCCCAACCAGGCGCTGGACAACGACCTGTGCCAGGCCGTGCGCGCCGGCAACACCATTTATGTGCGTGGCCAGATAGGCACCGATTTCGAGGGCAACCTGGTCGGCCTCGGCGACCCACGGGCGCAAGCCGAACAGGCGATGAAAAACGTCAAGCAACTGCTGGAAGAAGCCGGTTCCGACCTGTCGCACATCGTGAAGACCACCACCTACCTGATCGACCCGCGCTACCGCGAGCCGGTGTACCGGGAGGTCGGCAAATGGCTCAAGGGCGTGTTCCCGATCTCCACCGGCCTGGTGATTTCAGGGTTGGGCCAGCCGGAATGGTTGATGGAAATCGACGTGATCGCCGTGGTGCCGGATGACTGGAACCCGGGCCAGCCAACCTGA
- a CDS encoding type II 3-dehydroquinate dehydratase has product MPRTVYFLNGPNANLYGLDKNGTYGSESFASIEARCQRHATELGLTLAFRQSNHEGVLVDWIQEARLNARAIIINAAGLTYSSVPILDALLAFDGPIIEAHMSNIWKREAFRHHSYVSKAATGVIAGLGALGYRLALTAVAELLETD; this is encoded by the coding sequence ATGCCCCGCACTGTGTATTTCCTCAACGGCCCCAACGCTAACCTGTACGGGCTGGACAAAAACGGCACCTACGGCAGCGAAAGCTTCGCCAGCATCGAAGCACGCTGCCAGCGCCACGCCACGGAGCTGGGCCTGACCCTGGCGTTTCGCCAGAGCAACCATGAGGGCGTGCTGGTGGACTGGATTCAGGAGGCTCGCCTCAACGCCCGCGCGATCATCATCAACGCCGCCGGCCTGACCTACAGCTCGGTGCCGATCCTGGATGCGCTGCTGGCGTTTGACGGCCCGATCATCGAAGCCCACATGAGCAACATCTGGAAGCGCGAGGCTTTCCGTCATCACTCTTACGTGTCCAAAGCCGCCACCGGCGTGATCGCAGGCCTCGGCGCGCTCGGCTATCGCCTGGCCCTGACAGCGGTGGCCGAGCTTCTGGAGACCGATTGA
- a CDS encoding flavin-containing monooxygenase, with the protein MSVETINTLVVGAGQAGVAMSEHLSLMGVPHIVLERNRIAERWRSERWDSLVANGPAWHDRFPGLKFEGISPESFPPKERMAAYFEEYVQMLKAPVRTGVEVQQVERHVGRPGFKVTTSAGVIEATNVVAATGPFQRPSIPKLVPEHARVQQLHSSAYKNPGQLAEGAVLVVGAGASGSQIAEELQKAGKTVYLSVGEHYRPPRAYRGRDYCWWLGALGLWDEVKIQPKKKHVAFAVSGYEGGKTVDFRRLAHMGITLVGVTRAWNEGVMEFEPGLAANVAEGDRAYFDVLRDADAYIEQNGLEFAPEPEAWELLADPQCLVNPILSLDLAEAGVTTILWATGFSFDFSWLKVNAFDEKGEPFHKRGISAESGIYFLGLPNLVNRASSFIYGVWHDAKYVADHIVLQNDYKAYRKP; encoded by the coding sequence ATGTCAGTTGAAACAATCAACACCCTGGTGGTGGGCGCGGGCCAGGCGGGGGTCGCCATGAGTGAGCACCTCTCACTGATGGGCGTGCCGCACATCGTGCTGGAGCGCAACCGCATCGCCGAGCGCTGGCGGTCCGAGCGCTGGGACTCGCTGGTCGCCAACGGCCCGGCCTGGCACGACCGGTTCCCCGGCCTGAAATTCGAGGGTATTTCCCCGGAGAGCTTCCCGCCGAAAGAGCGCATGGCGGCGTACTTTGAAGAGTACGTGCAGATGCTGAAGGCGCCGGTGCGCACCGGGGTTGAAGTGCAGCAAGTGGAACGGCATGTGGGGCGGCCCGGGTTCAAGGTGACCACCTCGGCCGGTGTGATCGAGGCCACCAACGTGGTTGCCGCAACGGGCCCCTTCCAACGGCCGTCCATCCCGAAACTGGTGCCGGAACACGCCAGGGTGCAGCAGCTTCATTCCTCTGCCTACAAGAATCCCGGCCAACTGGCTGAAGGTGCCGTGTTGGTGGTGGGCGCTGGAGCATCCGGCTCGCAGATTGCCGAAGAACTGCAAAAGGCCGGCAAGACGGTGTACCTCTCGGTGGGCGAACACTACCGCCCTCCCCGCGCTTACCGTGGCCGGGATTACTGCTGGTGGCTGGGCGCGCTGGGCTTGTGGGACGAGGTCAAAATCCAGCCGAAGAAAAAACATGTGGCCTTTGCCGTCAGTGGCTACGAAGGCGGCAAGACGGTCGACTTCCGCCGCCTGGCGCACATGGGCATTACGCTGGTGGGCGTAACCCGGGCGTGGAATGAAGGCGTGATGGAGTTTGAGCCGGGCCTGGCGGCCAACGTGGCGGAAGGTGATCGTGCCTACTTTGATGTGCTGCGCGATGCCGACGCCTATATCGAGCAGAACGGCCTGGAGTTTGCGCCGGAGCCTGAAGCGTGGGAACTGCTGGCTGACCCCCAATGCCTGGTGAACCCGATCCTTAGCCTGGACCTGGCAGAGGCTGGCGTGACCACGATCCTGTGGGCCACCGGTTTCAGTTTCGACTTCAGCTGGCTGAAGGTGAATGCGTTTGACGAGAAAGGCGAGCCTTTCCATAAGCGCGGGATCTCGGCGGAGAGCGGGATTTACTTCCTGGGTTTGCCCAACCTGGTGAACCGTGCGTCTTCGTTCATCTATGGTGTTTGGCACGATGCGAAGTACGTGGCCGACCATATCGTCTTGCAGAACGACTACAAGGCCTATCGCAAGCCGTGA
- a CDS encoding LysR family transcriptional regulator, translating to MDRLAAMETYVYVVETGSFSAAARRLDVGQPAISKTIAQLEDHLGVRLLIRSTRGLTPTEAGTLFFEHAKKVIEGADEAELAARGSAAGLTGTLRISAATTFARLHILPHLGAFLEQHPQLDVDVRLDDRSMNLIEEGIDVALRMGNLSDSNLTARKIAQCRRLVMATPAYFQRCGVPESPADLADHEAVIYTLGGGGTSWVFKKDGTEQPATLAGRIRVSAAEGVRTAVLSGYSLTISSEWMFTPELASGEVVAVLGDWTLPELDLWAIFPTGRMASAKARAFVDFVEHLMENR from the coding sequence ATGGATCGGCTGGCGGCGATGGAAACCTATGTCTACGTGGTAGAGACCGGTTCGTTTTCTGCGGCGGCCAGGCGCCTGGACGTCGGGCAACCCGCCATTTCAAAAACCATCGCACAGCTTGAAGACCACCTGGGCGTGCGCCTGCTGATCCGGTCGACGCGCGGGTTGACGCCGACCGAGGCCGGCACGCTGTTTTTCGAGCACGCCAAAAAGGTCATCGAAGGCGCAGATGAAGCCGAACTCGCCGCACGCGGGTCAGCGGCCGGGTTGACCGGCACCTTGCGGATTTCAGCGGCGACCACCTTCGCCCGGTTGCACATTCTTCCCCACCTTGGCGCGTTCCTGGAGCAGCACCCGCAGCTGGATGTCGACGTGCGCCTGGACGACCGCTCGATGAACCTGATTGAAGAAGGGATCGACGTGGCGTTGCGCATGGGCAACCTCAGCGATTCGAATCTGACCGCAAGAAAAATCGCCCAGTGCCGGCGGTTGGTGATGGCGACGCCGGCGTATTTCCAACGCTGCGGCGTGCCCGAATCCCCCGCCGACCTGGCCGATCACGAGGCCGTGATCTATACGCTGGGCGGCGGTGGCACCTCATGGGTCTTCAAGAAAGACGGCACCGAGCAACCCGCCACCCTCGCCGGCCGTATACGGGTGAGCGCGGCCGAGGGTGTGCGCACGGCGGTGTTGTCGGGCTACAGCCTCACCATCTCGTCAGAATGGATGTTCACCCCTGAGCTGGCGAGTGGCGAGGTGGTGGCGGTGCTTGGAGACTGGACGCTGCCGGAGCTGGACCTGTGGGCGATCTTCCCCACCGGGCGCATGGCAAGCGCCAAGGCCCGCGCGTTTGTCGACTTTGTCGAACACTTGATGGAAAACCGTTAA
- a CDS encoding peroxiredoxin-like family protein, with translation MTLQAKLDAFNADFVAGKPPYNAPPQVHVVMKRATDELIATGQAERALKVGDKAPAFKLNDPDGNPVSSVELLAKGPLVITFYRGVWCPYCNMELQALEEALPVFRELGASLVAISPQNNVNSRKSVRENKLSFPILSDTLSDVADAFGLRFKLPDYLVDLYKSFGNDLPAFNNNPDWVLPMPARFVIGQDGVITYAEVNPDYTRRPDPSELLPALQG, from the coding sequence ATGACTCTTCAAGCAAAACTCGATGCCTTCAACGCGGACTTCGTCGCCGGCAAACCACCCTACAATGCGCCGCCCCAGGTGCACGTGGTGATGAAGCGCGCCACCGACGAACTGATCGCCACCGGCCAGGCCGAACGCGCGCTGAAGGTCGGCGACAAGGCCCCAGCCTTCAAGCTCAACGACCCCGACGGCAATCCTGTTTCCTCGGTGGAGTTGTTGGCCAAGGGCCCGCTGGTGATTACCTTCTACCGTGGTGTGTGGTGCCCGTACTGCAACATGGAGCTGCAAGCGCTGGAGGAGGCCTTGCCGGTGTTCCGTGAGCTGGGTGCAAGCCTGGTGGCGATTTCCCCGCAGAACAACGTAAACAGCCGCAAGTCGGTGCGCGAGAACAAGCTGAGCTTCCCGATTCTGTCCGACACCCTGAGCGACGTGGCCGATGCCTTTGGCCTGCGCTTCAAGTTGCCCGACTATCTGGTGGACTTGTACAAGTCGTTCGGCAATGACCTGCCGGCCTTCAACAACAACCCGGATTGGGTGTTGCCCATGCCGGCGCGCTTCGTGATCGGCCAGGACGGCGTGATCACTTACGCTGAAGTCAACCCGGACTACACCCGTCGCCCGGACCCTTCCGAGTTGCTGCCCGCGTTGCAGGGTTAA
- a CDS encoding amino acid ABC transporter permease encodes MYKDHIVKTRMTDSAVFMGAVAVVIFIITLACGVGEGRLAHLMGPIVLDLKAPLARDIAVGGTFTLTVVLNLFILGRFPLRAQIITVWCELLVLFLLFFDTFNLSYSFIATKIGFMITQGVFTTVYVSAISIAIAFVLALLGATARLSSNGFAIAIASFYTSFFRGVPLLIQIYLIYLGIPQLGYVVGAVPAGILALSLCYGAYMTEIFRAGISSISRGQWEASRAIGLNPFQTMTRVILPQSMRLIIPPTGNQFISMLKDSSLVSVIGVWELMFLARTQGRAEFRHLEMLITAAVLYWLLSIVLETVQARLEKHFNRAHR; translated from the coding sequence ATGTACAAAGACCATATCGTCAAGACCCGCATGACGGACAGCGCCGTATTCATGGGCGCAGTCGCCGTGGTGATTTTCATCATCACGCTGGCGTGCGGCGTGGGCGAAGGCCGCCTTGCCCACTTGATGGGGCCCATCGTTCTCGACCTCAAGGCACCGCTGGCGCGTGACATTGCGGTGGGCGGCACGTTCACCCTGACGGTGGTGCTGAACCTGTTCATCCTCGGCCGCTTTCCCTTGCGCGCGCAGATCATCACGGTGTGGTGCGAGTTGTTGGTACTGTTCCTGTTGTTCTTCGACACCTTCAACCTTTCCTATAGTTTTATCGCAACCAAAATCGGTTTCATGATCACCCAAGGGGTGTTCACCACCGTCTATGTGTCGGCGATTTCGATTGCGATTGCGTTCGTCCTGGCCTTGTTGGGCGCCACCGCACGCTTGTCTTCCAACGGCTTCGCAATTGCGATTGCCAGCTTCTACACCTCGTTTTTCCGCGGCGTTCCGCTGCTCATCCAGATCTATCTGATTTACCTGGGCATTCCTCAGCTCGGTTATGTCGTCGGGGCGGTGCCGGCAGGCATCCTGGCGCTCTCGCTGTGTTATGGCGCCTACATGACGGAGATCTTCCGTGCCGGTATCAGCAGTATCTCGCGGGGCCAGTGGGAAGCCTCGCGGGCGATTGGCCTGAATCCTTTCCAGACCATGACCCGGGTGATTCTTCCGCAGTCCATGCGGCTGATCATTCCGCCAACAGGCAACCAGTTCATCTCGATGCTCAAGGACAGTTCGCTGGTGTCGGTGATCGGGGTCTGGGAGCTGATGTTCCTCGCGCGAACCCAGGGACGCGCCGAGTTCCGCCACCTGGAGATGCTCATCACTGCCGCCGTGCTGTATTGGCTGCTGTCGATCGTGCTGGAAACCGTTCAGGCCCGCCTGGAAAAACACTTCAACCGCGCCCATCGCTGA
- a CDS encoding amino acid ABC transporter ATP-binding protein yields MNQPSVAPAPYPAISIQDMHKWYGDFYVLKGIDLHIASGEIVVVCGPSGSGKSTLIRCLNLLEDFQKGHVFIEGTELTRDAACVAGIRRQVGMVFQQFNLFPHMTVLENLMVGPRLVSKLSEQQARELAYEYLDRVRIGNQADKYPGQLSGGQQQRVAIARALCMRPRIMLFDEPTSALDPEMVKEVLDVMGELAQDGITMVCVTHEMGFARRVADRIIFMDQGCIIEQAKPTEFFDNPQHERAREFLSQILSH; encoded by the coding sequence ATGAATCAGCCTTCAGTAGCCCCTGCTCCGTATCCCGCCATCTCGATTCAAGACATGCACAAATGGTATGGCGATTTTTATGTGCTCAAGGGCATCGACCTGCACATTGCCAGCGGTGAAATCGTGGTGGTGTGCGGGCCGTCGGGTTCCGGCAAGTCCACCTTGATTCGCTGCCTGAACCTGCTGGAAGACTTCCAGAAAGGCCACGTATTTATCGAAGGCACCGAGTTGACCCGTGATGCCGCCTGCGTGGCGGGCATACGGCGCCAGGTGGGCATGGTGTTCCAGCAATTCAACCTGTTCCCGCACATGACGGTGCTGGAAAACCTCATGGTAGGGCCGCGCCTGGTGAGCAAACTCAGCGAGCAGCAGGCGCGGGAACTGGCCTATGAATACCTTGACCGGGTGCGCATCGGGAACCAGGCCGACAAATACCCCGGCCAGCTCTCGGGCGGCCAGCAGCAGCGCGTGGCCATTGCCCGCGCCCTGTGCATGCGCCCGCGCATCATGCTGTTCGATGAACCCACTTCCGCCCTTGACCCGGAGATGGTCAAGGAAGTGCTGGACGTGATGGGCGAACTGGCCCAGGACGGCATCACCATGGTCTGCGTCACCCACGAGATGGGGTTCGCGCGACGGGTTGCCGACCGAATCATCTTCATGGACCAGGGCTGCATCATCGAGCAAGCCAAGCCCACCGAGTTTTTTGACAACCCGCAGCACGAGCGTGCCCGGGAATTCCTGTCGCAGATTCTCAGCCACTGA
- a CDS encoding transporter substrate-binding domain-containing protein encodes MISLTRFVAAATVATALAGLTGTAWAGSTLDRIHETKVIKVATSANWPPQSFLGPDNKLQGFDIDVASEIGKRLGSKVDFVTPEYGIITAGRWSNRWDLSVGSMTPTTERTRVLDFPAIYYYTPYVFAVHKDAAAAKLADLNGKIIGVEAGTTSEDYINRRLKIDAADVPPFTYDVTPGEVRTYGDSMGPLDDLRMGNGVRLDATLSALPTIVAAIKNGYPIVRVEGKPAYYEPLAIAVDKGDEAFNSALTKIVADMKADGTLKQLSEKWYGADLTQVQ; translated from the coding sequence ATGATCTCGCTCACCCGCTTCGTCGCCGCAGCCACTGTCGCCACCGCCCTCGCCGGCCTCACAGGCACCGCCTGGGCGGGCTCGACCCTTGACCGTATCCATGAAACCAAGGTGATCAAAGTGGCCACCTCCGCCAACTGGCCACCGCAATCGTTCCTGGGGCCGGACAATAAACTGCAAGGGTTTGATATCGACGTCGCCAGCGAAATCGGCAAACGCCTGGGCAGTAAAGTCGACTTCGTGACGCCCGAGTACGGGATCATCACCGCTGGCCGCTGGTCGAACCGCTGGGACTTGTCGGTGGGCTCCATGACCCCCACCACCGAGCGCACCCGGGTGCTCGACTTTCCCGCGATCTACTACTACACGCCGTATGTATTTGCGGTGCACAAGGACGCTGCCGCAGCCAAATTGGCGGACCTGAACGGCAAGATTATCGGCGTCGAGGCCGGTACGACTTCGGAGGACTACATCAATCGTCGCCTCAAGATCGACGCCGCCGATGTGCCGCCGTTTACCTATGACGTCACACCCGGCGAGGTTCGCACGTACGGCGACAGCATGGGCCCGCTGGATGACCTGCGCATGGGTAACGGGGTCCGCTTGGACGCTACCCTGTCCGCGCTTCCAACCATCGTCGCGGCCATCAAGAATGGCTATCCAATCGTCAGGGTCGAAGGCAAGCCGGCCTACTACGAGCCCCTGGCCATCGCCGTGGACAAGGGTGACGAAGCCTTCAACAGCGCGCTGACCAAGATCGTCGCCGACATGAAAGCCGACGGCACGCTCAAGCAGCTGTCTGAAAAATGGTACGGCGCCGACCTCACCCAAGTGCAATAA
- a CDS encoding NAD(P)/FAD-dependent oxidoreductase — MYTYNNNYYTATMHETTERAALSGNVQADVCVIGAGLAGLSTAWELVSRGQSVVLLDAGRVAWGASGRNGGFVLQGWSEGLSSIERRCGKPTAAALFKLSLEGVDIVRGMLAAHQFPGCTPTPGKLSVVRYEDGENLQRMRDKMAVDFDFHLDYLDRQAVREKLKTERYFQALRDNHGFHFHPLNYCLGLARLIEASGGKIHERSPMTRVESRNGRHRVVTDQGSVDCAQVVYCCGGYGGPEFGKLRRAFLPIATYAVLTEHLGDRLAEAVCTSDAVGDNRRASDYYRIVEGDRLLWGGRITTRNLQDEKRLGQLLTQDILDVYPQLRGLQIEKAWSGLMGYARHKMPHIGPLGKGLWTCTSFGGHGMNTAPIGARVIAEAICGETDRYRLFDAYGLEWNGGPLGPAAAQTVYAGLKMMDMFQERRSRHRATHKN; from the coding sequence ATGTACACCTACAACAACAATTACTACACCGCCACGATGCACGAGACGACTGAGCGTGCGGCGCTGTCAGGCAATGTCCAGGCCGATGTGTGCGTCATCGGCGCCGGGCTGGCGGGGTTGAGTACCGCGTGGGAGCTGGTTTCGCGCGGGCAGTCCGTGGTGCTGCTCGACGCGGGCCGTGTGGCCTGGGGAGCGTCGGGGCGCAATGGCGGTTTTGTGCTTCAAGGCTGGTCTGAAGGGTTGTCGTCCATCGAACGGCGCTGCGGCAAACCGACAGCCGCCGCGCTGTTCAAACTGTCGCTTGAAGGGGTCGATATTGTTCGGGGCATGCTCGCCGCTCATCAATTCCCGGGCTGTACACCCACGCCCGGAAAACTGAGCGTGGTTCGCTACGAGGATGGCGAGAATCTGCAGCGCATGCGCGACAAAATGGCCGTCGATTTCGACTTTCACCTCGACTATCTGGACCGCCAGGCGGTGCGCGAAAAGCTCAAGACCGAGCGGTATTTCCAGGCACTGCGAGACAACCATGGCTTTCACTTCCACCCTTTGAATTACTGCCTCGGCCTGGCCCGGCTTATCGAAGCCAGCGGCGGAAAAATCCATGAACGCTCGCCCATGACCCGCGTCGAAAGCCGCAACGGACGACACCGGGTCGTCACCGATCAGGGCAGCGTCGATTGTGCCCAAGTGGTGTACTGCTGCGGCGGCTACGGCGGGCCGGAGTTCGGCAAACTGCGCCGCGCCTTCCTGCCCATCGCTACCTACGCGGTGCTGACCGAGCATCTGGGCGATCGCCTGGCGGAGGCCGTCTGTACCAGCGATGCAGTGGGCGATAACCGTCGGGCCTCGGACTATTACCGAATCGTCGAGGGTGACCGCCTGCTGTGGGGCGGTCGCATCACCACCCGCAACCTGCAAGATGAAAAACGCCTGGGGCAGTTGCTGACGCAAGACATCCTCGACGTTTACCCCCAGTTGCGCGGCCTCCAGATCGAAAAAGCCTGGTCCGGGCTGATGGGCTATGCGCGGCATAAAATGCCGCACATTGGCCCGCTCGGGAAAGGCTTGTGGACATGTACATCATTTGGTGGCCATGGTATGAACACCGCGCCGATCGGCGCACGCGTCATCGCCGAGGCGATTTGCGGCGAAACCGATCGCTACCGTCTGTTTGATGCCTACGGCCTGGAATGGAACGGCGGCCCCCTCGGTCCGGCGGCCGCACAAACGGTGTACGCGGGCCTGAAGATGATGGACATGTTTCAGGAAAGGCGTTCGCGACACAGGGCAACTCACAAGAACTGA
- a CDS encoding Lrp/AsnC family transcriptional regulator: METQNPGPLFNLTDKDRQLLGLLQANAREPTASLARKLGVSRSSVQERITRLEKAGVITGYSVRIDQDRLQQTINCFTMTSCTNKSYTDVMTSLRKMEAVQAVYAVSGESDFIIHLATTTLSELNAELTRINMIKGVAHTASHIVMETKFSRKLTV, from the coding sequence ATGGAAACGCAGAATCCCGGTCCACTGTTTAACCTCACCGACAAGGACCGGCAGTTGCTTGGCCTGCTGCAGGCCAACGCACGCGAACCTACCGCGTCATTGGCCCGCAAGCTTGGGGTGTCGCGCTCTTCAGTGCAGGAGCGGATCACCCGCCTGGAAAAGGCCGGGGTGATCACCGGCTACAGCGTGCGCATCGACCAGGACCGGCTTCAGCAGACGATCAATTGCTTCACCATGACCTCCTGCACCAACAAGAGCTACACCGATGTCATGACCTCGCTGCGCAAGATGGAAGCGGTGCAGGCCGTGTATGCGGTCTCGGGTGAGTCCGACTTCATCATTCACCTGGCCACTACGACCTTGAGTGAACTCAACGCCGAGCTCACCCGCATCAACATGATCAAGGGGGTCGCGCACACGGCCTCCCACATCGTGATGGAGACCAAGTTCAGTCGAAAACTGACGGTGTGA
- a CDS encoding LysR substrate-binding domain-containing protein, with protein sequence MDIGGRSGEMAVFAMVAEQGSLSGAARALSLTPSSVSRIIARIERRIGTRLLLRTTRAITLTAEGEAYLRGARRILADMAEIEDAITDQGVPRGRLRVSAALAHGRLSIVPLIAAFSARYPAIVVDLLLGDEVVDILGGQADVAIRFGLLADSPLTARLIGSTGQLIVASPDYLLRNGTPLVPQDLLDHNCLRFNFRRAAPDWPFRQDGRDFSLKVAGTIEGNSGEALSQLARLGAGIARIGAFSVADDVKSGHLVPLLEAYNPGDREPIHAVFVGGAAMPARVRAFVDFLVAHHQA encoded by the coding sequence ATGGACATAGGCGGGCGGTCAGGGGAGATGGCGGTATTTGCCATGGTGGCGGAGCAGGGCAGCCTGTCGGGCGCGGCGCGTGCCTTGAGCCTCACGCCGTCGTCGGTCAGCCGGATCATCGCGCGCATCGAGCGGCGAATCGGTACCCGGCTGCTGCTGCGCACCACCCGGGCGATCACGCTCACCGCCGAGGGCGAGGCCTACCTGCGCGGTGCTCGGCGCATCCTGGCAGACATGGCGGAAATCGAAGACGCAATCACCGACCAGGGCGTGCCCCGGGGGCGCTTGAGAGTCAGCGCGGCGCTGGCCCACGGGCGGCTGTCGATCGTGCCGCTGATTGCTGCATTCAGCGCGCGCTACCCGGCCATTGTGGTGGATCTGCTGCTGGGGGATGAAGTCGTGGACATCCTGGGTGGGCAAGCGGACGTGGCGATTCGCTTTGGCCTGTTGGCCGACAGCCCGTTGACCGCGCGCCTGATCGGGTCCACCGGGCAGCTCATCGTGGCCTCGCCGGACTATCTGCTGCGCAACGGCACACCGCTGGTGCCCCAAGACTTACTCGACCACAACTGCCTGCGTTTCAACTTTCGCCGGGCAGCGCCTGATTGGCCGTTTCGCCAGGACGGGCGCGATTTTTCGCTGAAAGTCGCCGGCACGATCGAGGGCAACAGTGGGGAAGCGTTGTCCCAGTTGGCGAGGCTGGGCGCAGGCATCGCGCGCATTGGCGCGTTCAGCGTGGCCGACGATGTGAAAAGCGGCCATCTGGTGCCGCTGCTTGAAGCCTATAACCCGGGAGACCGCGAGCCGATTCACGCGGTGTTCGTCGGCGGCGCGGCGATGCCGGCGCGGGTGCGGGCGTTTGTCGATTTTTTGGTGGCGCATCATCAGGCGTGA